A genomic segment from Halococcus sediminicola encodes:
- a CDS encoding SDR family NAD(P)-dependent oxidoreductase produces MSVLVTGASRGIGRSIALHLAETHDVGVQYHTSADAAATVVAEAEQKGATAVDLQADVRDSTAVDDLLAEAADALSGLDAVVNNAGIIRPAPITDLSDEDWQEVIETNLTGAFYVARAAVPYLRENDEPGGDIISISSIGGTGGTVDTSYAASKAGLHGLTRALAREVGPDNIQANAIAPGPVTTEMNDEIVAYLEEIEFHGHENIDTHLPTYACDPAEIAGTVEYLLKNQHIHGEIINVNGGMQFQ; encoded by the coding sequence ATGAGTGTTCTCGTGACCGGTGCAAGTCGTGGCATCGGCCGTTCAATCGCTCTCCACCTCGCAGAGACACACGATGTCGGGGTACAGTATCACACATCCGCCGACGCTGCTGCTACTGTCGTTGCCGAAGCCGAACAGAAGGGCGCAACAGCCGTCGATCTCCAGGCGGACGTGCGCGATTCAACTGCGGTTGACGACCTGCTCGCGGAAGCAGCCGATGCCCTCAGTGGTCTCGATGCGGTCGTCAACAACGCTGGAATAATCCGTCCGGCTCCCATTACCGACCTCTCTGACGAGGACTGGCAAGAGGTCATCGAGACGAACCTCACCGGAGCGTTCTACGTCGCTCGTGCTGCGGTGCCGTATCTTCGGGAAAACGACGAACCTGGTGGCGATATCATCAGTATTTCCAGTATCGGTGGGACCGGCGGCACTGTTGATACCAGCTACGCGGCGAGTAAAGCCGGCCTCCACGGTCTCACACGTGCGCTTGCTCGCGAAGTCGGGCCGGACAATATACAGGCCAACGCTATCGCGCCCGGACCGGTCACTACCGAGATGAACGACGAAATCGTCGCGTATCTCGAAGAGATCGAATTCCATGGCCATGAGAACATCGACACCCACCTCCCGACGTACGCCTGCGATCCAGCCGAAATAGCTGGAACGGTCGAGTATCTCCTCAAGAATCAGCATATCCACGGCGAAATCATCAATGTCAATGGTGGAATGCAATTCCAGTAG
- the thiC gene encoding phosphomethylpyrimidine synthase ThiC, translating into MAKTQIQSAREGIVTPAIERVAERENRDTEFVREQVATGEAVIPANHAHEGLDPMIIGREFSTKVNANIGNSETTSDRTEELRKLHASVHYGADTVMDLSTGEELDTIREANVEHSPVPIGTVPIYEAVKRAESPEEITHELLLDVIEKQAEQGVDYMTIHAGVLMEHLPLTDGRTTGIVSRGGSILAQWMEENAMQNPLYTEFEAICKIFAEHDVTFSLGDGLRPGSLADASDEAQFAELDTLGELTRTAWDHGVQVMVEGPGHVPMDQIGGNVERQQEVCDGAPFYVLGPLVTDVAPGYDHITSAIGATEAARAGAAMLCYVTPKEHLGLPDAEDVREALAAYRIAAHAGDVANGLPGARDWDDALSQARYDFDWREQFDLALDPDRARNSHDQTLPGDNYKEARFCSMCGVEFCSMRIDQDARDADGEMDALDTGVDLDASPAAAVNLPPVGTHDTSAIPELPDIDAAAHGEGEPADD; encoded by the coding sequence ATGGCAAAGACACAGATCCAGTCCGCCCGCGAAGGTATCGTCACGCCGGCGATCGAGCGCGTCGCCGAGCGCGAGAACCGCGACACGGAGTTCGTCCGCGAGCAGGTCGCCACGGGCGAGGCGGTAATCCCCGCGAACCATGCTCACGAGGGACTCGACCCGATGATCATCGGTCGCGAGTTCTCGACGAAGGTCAACGCCAACATCGGTAACAGCGAGACCACGAGCGACCGGACCGAGGAACTCAGGAAGCTCCACGCATCGGTCCACTACGGAGCGGACACGGTGATGGATCTGAGCACCGGCGAGGAACTTGACACGATCCGCGAGGCGAACGTCGAGCACTCGCCCGTGCCGATCGGGACGGTCCCGATCTACGAGGCGGTCAAGCGCGCGGAAAGCCCCGAGGAGATCACCCACGAGCTGCTGCTTGACGTGATCGAAAAGCAGGCCGAACAGGGCGTCGACTATATGACGATCCACGCCGGCGTTCTGATGGAACACCTCCCGCTGACTGACGGCCGGACGACGGGGATCGTCTCGCGCGGCGGCTCGATTCTCGCCCAGTGGATGGAGGAGAACGCGATGCAGAACCCGCTGTACACCGAGTTCGAGGCAATTTGCAAGATCTTCGCCGAGCACGACGTCACGTTCAGTCTCGGCGATGGACTCCGACCGGGCAGCCTCGCGGACGCGAGCGACGAAGCCCAGTTCGCGGAGCTCGACACGCTTGGCGAGCTCACTCGGACCGCGTGGGATCACGGCGTCCAGGTGATGGTCGAGGGACCGGGCCACGTGCCGATGGATCAGATCGGGGGCAACGTCGAGCGCCAGCAGGAGGTCTGTGACGGCGCGCCGTTCTATGTGCTCGGGCCGCTCGTGACCGACGTCGCACCGGGCTACGACCACATCACGAGCGCGATCGGTGCGACCGAGGCCGCCCGCGCGGGCGCGGCGATGCTCTGTTACGTCACCCCGAAGGAGCATCTCGGGCTGCCCGACGCCGAGGACGTCCGCGAGGCGCTCGCGGCCTACCGGATCGCGGCCCACGCCGGCGACGTAGCCAACGGGCTGCCTGGCGCGCGCGACTGGGATGACGCGCTCTCGCAGGCCAGGTACGATTTCGACTGGCGCGAGCAATTCGATCTCGCGCTTGATCCCGATCGCGCCCGGAATTCGCACGACCAGACACTGCCAGGTGACAACTACAAGGAAGCGCGTTTCTGCTCGATGTGTGGCGTCGAGTTCTGTTCGATGCGGATCGACCAAGACGCCCGCGACGCCGACGGCGAGATGGACGCGCTCGATACGGGCGTCGATCTCGACGCCTCGCCGGCCGCAGCGGTCAACCTCCCACCGGTGGGCACCCACGACACGAGCGCCATTCCTGAACTGCCCGACATCGACGCGGCGGCCCACGGTGAGGGCGAACCCGCCGACGACTGA